Proteins from a genomic interval of Brucella melitensis bv. 1 str. 16M:
- a CDS encoding amidohydrolase: MTSATHADLILTNGRIYTVDTARPWAQAVAISGGRILAVGSTAEIEAYRTGETEVVDLGGRMAMPGFVDVHNHIMMGGQADLFETQLPAGASVDDICAHVRRQAEAAVPGQWIIANQWGADMITALNSEASLAKLDAASLGHPVLLRDETMHNRWVNSVALQMCGIANDQPDPPAGSFGRDPATGRLTGLLVESAAGIVERVAADHFTEAMGEAAIARAVEIVNSYGVTAFQDAASVLPIMKALTGLDNKGKLTAWAVTSLPLIEPSFMFGLSGDELLALRDEYRTRHVRPNFTKIFLDGVPGARTSAFHDAYLDDGVHPRGYRGETLVTYPDLVQHIDKSEKLGMGLKIHCTGDYAVTEMLDAVEAVRHFNGPAKVMHHIAHASYVRPQDVERFAKLSVVADLSPMIWYPTTFLEGHKEAMGDERATRFWPIADLHKSGALLAGGSDWPVIPVPDPWTGIEGMVTRQNPSGAFPGVALWPEQAIDLATAIRIFTLNSAIAMGIGAETGSIEPGKSADIIVLDQQVFDVAPDRIADTKVLTTYFAGRAVYRR; the protein is encoded by the coding sequence ATGACCAGCGCGACGCACGCAGATCTCATCCTCACCAATGGCCGCATTTATACTGTCGATACTGCACGCCCCTGGGCGCAAGCCGTCGCCATTAGCGGCGGGCGCATTCTGGCGGTCGGCAGCACAGCCGAAATAGAAGCCTATAGAACCGGTGAAACGGAAGTGGTGGACCTTGGCGGACGCATGGCCATGCCGGGTTTCGTGGATGTGCACAATCACATCATGATGGGCGGTCAGGCCGATCTTTTTGAAACGCAATTGCCCGCAGGCGCCAGCGTCGATGATATCTGCGCCCATGTGCGCCGTCAGGCCGAGGCAGCAGTGCCCGGCCAGTGGATTATCGCCAACCAGTGGGGCGCGGATATGATAACCGCGCTCAACAGCGAGGCCTCGCTTGCCAAACTCGATGCGGCCAGCCTTGGCCATCCTGTCCTGCTGCGGGATGAAACCATGCACAATCGCTGGGTCAACAGCGTGGCATTGCAGATGTGCGGCATTGCCAACGACCAGCCGGACCCGCCCGCCGGTTCCTTCGGGCGCGATCCCGCAACGGGGCGCCTGACCGGGCTTTTGGTTGAATCGGCTGCCGGTATTGTCGAGCGTGTTGCCGCCGATCACTTCACCGAGGCAATGGGCGAGGCAGCCATTGCCCGCGCGGTGGAAATCGTCAATTCCTATGGCGTCACCGCCTTTCAGGATGCCGCCTCCGTCCTCCCGATCATGAAGGCGCTGACGGGGCTGGACAACAAGGGCAAGCTGACGGCCTGGGCCGTCACCTCCCTGCCCCTGATCGAGCCATCCTTCATGTTTGGCCTTTCCGGCGATGAGCTGCTTGCGCTGCGCGATGAATACCGCACCCGGCATGTCAGGCCGAATTTCACCAAGATATTCCTTGATGGCGTGCCCGGCGCGCGCACCAGCGCCTTCCATGATGCCTATCTGGATGATGGCGTGCACCCGCGTGGCTATCGCGGCGAAACGCTCGTCACCTATCCCGATCTCGTCCAGCACATCGACAAGTCCGAAAAGCTTGGCATGGGACTGAAAATCCATTGCACCGGCGATTATGCAGTCACCGAAATGCTGGATGCGGTGGAGGCCGTGCGCCATTTCAACGGCCCGGCCAAGGTGATGCACCACATCGCCCATGCAAGCTATGTCCGCCCGCAGGATGTCGAACGCTTTGCAAAGCTTTCCGTCGTCGCCGATCTGTCTCCGATGATTTGGTATCCGACCACCTTCCTCGAAGGCCATAAGGAAGCCATGGGCGATGAGCGCGCAACCCGCTTCTGGCCGATTGCCGATCTGCATAAATCGGGCGCGCTTCTGGCCGGAGGCTCCGACTGGCCCGTCATTCCCGTGCCTGATCCATGGACGGGGATCGAAGGCATGGTCACGCGGCAAAACCCCTCCGGCGCATTTCCGGGTGTTGCGCTCTGGCCGGAACAGGCCATCGATCTTGCAACCGCCATCCGCATCTTCACGCTCAATTCGGCCATCGCCATGGGCATCGGGGCGGAAACAGGGTCCATTGAGCCTGGCAAGTCTGCGGACATCATCGTGCTCGACCAGCAGGTCTTCGATGTGGCCCCGGACAGGATCGCGGATACGAAAGTCCTTACCACCTATTTTGCAGGCCGCGCCGTCTATCGGCGCTGA
- a CDS encoding branched-chain amino acid ABC transporter permease, producing MSSLFSAAVAGLSAGGAYAILGVCAIFTYRLVAVVNFTGAAIGAIGTFIMVALFGAGVPLVLAVLLGIAAGALAGILVGLVMTTWFANANASTKAAVTAALLVGIIAVGLRLTGGQHPHYFPEVISGSAFRLAGVEVTWAAVLTLVLSVAFTILTEQFLARTRTGLQLRALSQRPMAAELIGIRVRLLALGVWAVTGAVTAFALMVIAPLRSPDFASLSLLVVPALAAALIGAFSSFRAALAGGVLIGILEGAVSIIDIVSQYRSTVPFFVILAVLLWSQRGARWDEAR from the coding sequence ATGAGCTCTCTCTTTTCTGCCGCCGTCGCCGGATTGTCGGCAGGCGGTGCCTACGCAATCCTTGGCGTGTGCGCCATCTTCACCTACAGGCTGGTGGCCGTGGTCAATTTCACCGGAGCCGCCATCGGAGCCATCGGCACATTCATCATGGTGGCGCTGTTCGGGGCGGGCGTGCCGCTGGTACTTGCCGTGCTTCTCGGCATTGCGGCCGGCGCGCTTGCGGGCATCCTCGTCGGCCTTGTCATGACCACATGGTTTGCCAATGCCAACGCCTCGACCAAGGCCGCCGTCACAGCAGCACTTCTGGTCGGCATCATTGCCGTGGGCCTGCGCCTTACCGGCGGGCAGCACCCGCATTATTTCCCCGAAGTCATTTCCGGCTCGGCCTTCCGGCTGGCGGGTGTGGAAGTGACCTGGGCTGCGGTGCTGACGCTTGTGCTTTCCGTCGCCTTTACCATTCTCACCGAGCAATTCCTTGCGCGCACGCGCACCGGCCTGCAATTGCGCGCACTGTCGCAAAGGCCCATGGCGGCGGAACTGATCGGCATTCGCGTGCGTCTTCTGGCGCTTGGCGTCTGGGCCGTCACCGGCGCGGTCACAGCCTTCGCGCTGATGGTGATCGCGCCACTGCGTTCGCCGGATTTCGCGTCACTCAGCCTTCTCGTCGTTCCGGCCCTTGCTGCGGCACTGATCGGCGCCTTCTCAAGCTTTCGCGCAGCACTTGCTGGCGGCGTACTGATCGGCATTCTGGAAGGCGCCGTCAGCATCATCGATATCGTCAGCCAATATCGCAGCACCGTGCCTTTCTTCGTCATTCTTGCCGTCCTTCTGTGGTCGCAACGGGGAGCCCGCTGGGATGAAGCACGCTAG
- a CDS encoding APC family permease — MSNPGDLPEQTNQLRKNSLGVAAVTFLVVSAAAPLTSVAAAVPLSMLLGNGPGIPLTFLIVTGVLLMFSVGYVAMARHIRNAGAFYAFTAQGLGGLMGGAAALLAILAYNAMQIGVFGLFGAATSGFMASLGLDLPWWAWTYIGIAAVAVLGYRRVDLSARVLTVLVVLEYLVVLVIDAAILFSGGDSGLTMEPFTPSAFLSGTPAIGVLFCFAAFIGFEATTVYSEEARDPGRTVPRATYISVLIIGIFYMLTAWLMVNGAGAGKLVGELQALQDPTTFLFGLAERYVGHWIIPVMNLLFVTSLFAGVVAFHNGVARYMYVAGREGLLPRGLGVTHPQYQSPHVGSIVQTAIAITVVGIFAVTGQDPVLALFSWATNVGTLAIMLLMTFTAFAIIAFFARRPGLESNPFTTRVLPLVTGTILGLLVIYIAVNFGSLAGANGFMAVFLPGLVLVAAIAGLLLALRLKGTNAAGFARLGAGQAV; from the coding sequence ATGAGCAATCCGGGTGACCTGCCTGAACAAACCAATCAATTGCGAAAAAACAGCCTCGGTGTAGCGGCTGTAACCTTTCTCGTCGTCTCTGCGGCAGCGCCTTTGACATCGGTAGCCGCGGCGGTGCCGCTTTCCATGCTTCTTGGAAACGGGCCGGGCATTCCGCTTACTTTCCTGATCGTCACCGGCGTTCTTTTGATGTTTTCGGTGGGGTATGTCGCCATGGCGCGGCACATCCGCAATGCCGGCGCATTTTATGCCTTCACCGCGCAGGGGCTGGGTGGCCTGATGGGTGGTGCGGCGGCGCTTCTCGCCATTCTGGCCTATAATGCCATGCAGATCGGCGTGTTCGGCCTTTTCGGCGCGGCAACATCCGGCTTCATGGCCAGCCTCGGCCTCGACCTGCCATGGTGGGCATGGACCTATATCGGCATTGCAGCCGTTGCCGTGCTCGGCTATCGCCGGGTCGATCTTTCGGCACGGGTTCTCACCGTGCTCGTGGTTCTGGAATATCTCGTCGTGCTGGTGATTGATGCCGCCATCCTGTTTTCCGGCGGCGATAGCGGGCTTACGATGGAACCCTTCACGCCATCCGCCTTCCTGAGCGGGACGCCCGCCATCGGCGTTCTTTTCTGCTTTGCCGCCTTCATCGGCTTTGAAGCAACCACGGTCTATAGCGAGGAAGCCCGCGATCCGGGCCGCACCGTGCCGCGCGCGACCTATATTTCCGTGCTGATTATCGGCATCTTCTACATGCTGACCGCGTGGCTGATGGTCAATGGCGCGGGGGCGGGCAAGCTTGTCGGCGAATTGCAGGCTCTGCAAGACCCCACGACCTTTCTCTTCGGCCTTGCCGAGCGTTATGTCGGCCACTGGATCATCCCGGTCATGAACCTGCTCTTCGTCACCAGCCTCTTTGCAGGCGTGGTCGCCTTTCACAACGGCGTCGCCCGCTACATGTATGTGGCTGGCCGTGAAGGGCTGCTGCCGCGCGGGCTTGGCGTCACCCATCCGCAATATCAAAGCCCGCATGTCGGCTCCATCGTCCAGACCGCAATTGCAATCACCGTCGTGGGGATATTCGCCGTCACCGGACAAGACCCTGTTCTGGCGCTCTTTTCCTGGGCAACCAATGTCGGCACGCTGGCAATCATGCTTCTCATGACCTTCACGGCCTTTGCCATCATCGCCTTTTTTGCGCGCCGTCCGGGGCTGGAAAGCAACCCCTTCACCACGCGCGTCCTGCCTCTGGTGACGGGCACCATCCTTGGCCTTCTGGTGATCTATATTGCCGTCAATTTCGGCAGCCTTGCCGGTGCAAACGGCTTCATGGCCGTGTTCCTGCCGGGCCTTGTGCTGGTGGCGGCGATTGCGGGCCTGCTGCTTGCATTGCGGCTCAAGGGCACCAATGCCGCGGGCTTCGCCCGGCTGGGCGCCGGACAGGCCGTCTGA
- a CDS encoding ABC transporter permease subunit, which produces MISLCQMSFAGVGAWVTGYLNLIEAPGGLAVWVLLGGLAAVPVGIAIGLPALRLRGINLAIVTLSFAAAFDTVLATITFPGQTSFTQVARPDLFASDRGYFLFVLLAYGIIAVVLEFISHSRLGASWLAVRHSERAAAANGISIPRAKLSAFAISAFISGISGGLLAGYLGTLVAENFSMMQSLALFAVATMAGAHFTLGALIGGVLIVLFPELLRRLNLPQDIGNVFFALGAVQALSSGETIAETWTRLAGKLFPRRNRQARSAAQALANSAPAIGEGTVLEVRDLTVRYGAVTALNKFNLTVPAGTVVGLVGPNGAGKSTLVDTIAGFLPRYDGTVLLHGKPLEALSATARAKAGIRRTWQTTRIAPELRVGDYIRLAAGPIGQTELESLLGWFGCPPPETPIASVDAGTRRLLDVAGAVASRAPVILLDEPAAGISYDEALKLGERIAAIPAIFGSAVLLIEHDMDLVRRACTAITVFDFGQVIASGEPAEVLDMPEVQKAYMGVDFEEAAE; this is translated from the coding sequence ATGATTTCGCTTTGCCAGATGTCCTTTGCAGGCGTCGGCGCCTGGGTGACCGGCTATCTCAACCTCATCGAGGCACCGGGGGGCCTTGCCGTCTGGGTGCTGCTTGGCGGGCTTGCCGCCGTTCCGGTCGGCATTGCCATCGGCCTGCCCGCCCTTCGCCTGCGCGGGATCAACCTCGCCATTGTCACCTTATCCTTCGCCGCCGCTTTCGATACGGTGCTGGCCACCATCACCTTCCCCGGCCAGACAAGCTTTACGCAGGTGGCAAGGCCCGATCTTTTCGCAAGCGACCGGGGCTATTTCCTCTTCGTGCTTCTTGCCTATGGCATTATCGCCGTGGTGCTGGAATTCATCAGCCATTCACGGCTTGGCGCCTCGTGGCTGGCGGTGCGCCATTCCGAGCGCGCCGCAGCGGCAAACGGCATCAGCATCCCGCGCGCCAAGCTCAGCGCTTTTGCGATTTCCGCCTTTATTTCCGGCATATCCGGCGGCCTGCTGGCGGGCTATCTCGGCACATTGGTCGCGGAAAACTTTTCCATGATGCAATCGCTGGCGCTCTTTGCTGTGGCAACCATGGCGGGCGCACATTTCACCCTCGGCGCGCTTATAGGCGGTGTGCTGATCGTGCTTTTTCCCGAACTTCTGCGCCGCCTCAATCTTCCGCAGGATATCGGAAACGTCTTTTTCGCATTGGGTGCGGTGCAAGCCCTGTCGAGTGGCGAAACCATCGCGGAAACCTGGACCCGGCTTGCCGGAAAACTGTTCCCACGGCGCAACCGACAGGCCAGATCCGCTGCACAAGCGCTCGCCAATTCCGCGCCAGCCATTGGCGAAGGCACAGTGCTTGAAGTCCGCGATCTCACCGTGCGCTATGGTGCGGTGACGGCCTTGAACAAGTTCAACCTCACGGTGCCAGCCGGTACGGTTGTGGGCCTTGTCGGGCCGAACGGAGCGGGCAAATCGACATTGGTGGACACCATTGCCGGGTTCCTACCGCGCTATGACGGTACGGTTCTTCTGCATGGAAAGCCGCTTGAAGCGCTTTCGGCAACGGCGCGGGCCAAGGCTGGCATTCGCCGCACCTGGCAGACAACACGCATCGCGCCGGAATTGCGGGTTGGCGACTATATTCGCCTTGCCGCCGGTCCCATAGGACAGACGGAACTGGAAAGCCTGCTTGGCTGGTTCGGTTGTCCGCCGCCCGAGACGCCGATTGCTTCCGTCGATGCGGGAACGCGCCGCCTGCTCGATGTTGCGGGTGCTGTCGCCTCGCGCGCGCCGGTGATCCTGCTCGATGAGCCAGCCGCTGGCATTTCCTATGACGAAGCCTTGAAATTGGGCGAGCGGATCGCCGCCATCCCAGCCATCTTCGGCAGTGCCGTCCTGTTGATCGAGCATGACATGGATCTCGTGCGGCGGGCCTGCACGGCCATTACCGTGTTCGATTTCGGACAGGTGATCGCTTCGGGCGAACCGGCGGAAGTGCTGGACATGCCAGAAGTACAGAAAGCCTATATGGGCGTTGATTTCGAGGAGGCTGCGGAATGA
- a CDS encoding ABC transporter substrate-binding protein has translation MKPIKDTCLLVAGMALGLWAFATAAQATPTCKNGPIQLGAVSTVTGVVDFSDAPKAAAAVFKQLNDAGGINGCKIDYSIADDKGDPQVAAQAARDLIDNKAVVALAGGASLLDCAVNAATYNRNDVLDVQGVGVDPLCFNAPSIAPVNVGPYTLTTVMLDYAMKNLGAKKLCAFFLVIGGTQEAYANAVSSWEEASGNKIALIDMTLPAQGDLTPYVIKARNAGCDAVLTNQVEPGVVQWIKTVDAQKVQGINWLFLAPGYTEGVAKALADSKQPIYVGTEWEPYTEASEANADWIKTMDKAGLAKTAFSQGGYLAAKVMIDTISGIDGEVTREAVTQALKQGKELHYPMAGSPYVFGEAKAHSPMQATKVMQLDAGKWTVKTNDWFSVSKAD, from the coding sequence ATGAAACCGATAAAGGACACCTGCCTTCTGGTTGCGGGCATGGCGCTCGGCCTGTGGGCTTTTGCTACAGCGGCGCAAGCCACACCGACCTGCAAAAACGGCCCGATCCAGCTTGGCGCCGTCTCGACGGTTACTGGCGTCGTGGATTTTTCGGACGCGCCGAAAGCGGCCGCAGCCGTCTTCAAGCAGTTGAACGATGCCGGCGGCATCAACGGCTGCAAGATCGACTATTCCATTGCCGACGACAAGGGCGACCCGCAGGTGGCGGCACAAGCCGCCCGCGACCTGATCGACAACAAGGCTGTTGTGGCGCTGGCGGGCGGCGCAAGCCTGCTCGACTGCGCGGTCAACGCTGCCACCTATAACCGCAATGATGTGCTGGACGTACAGGGCGTGGGCGTCGATCCGCTTTGCTTCAACGCACCCAGCATCGCCCCGGTCAATGTCGGCCCCTACACGCTTACCACCGTCATGCTTGACTATGCGATGAAGAATCTCGGCGCGAAGAAACTGTGCGCCTTCTTCCTCGTCATCGGCGGCACGCAGGAGGCCTATGCCAATGCCGTTTCCAGCTGGGAAGAAGCAAGCGGAAACAAGATCGCGCTGATCGACATGACACTGCCCGCACAGGGCGACCTCACTCCCTATGTCATCAAGGCGCGCAATGCGGGCTGCGATGCGGTGCTGACCAATCAGGTCGAGCCGGGCGTCGTGCAATGGATCAAGACCGTCGATGCGCAGAAGGTGCAAGGCATCAACTGGCTGTTCCTCGCGCCCGGCTATACGGAAGGCGTGGCAAAGGCGCTCGCCGACAGCAAGCAGCCGATCTATGTCGGCACGGAATGGGAGCCCTATACCGAAGCGAGCGAGGCCAATGCCGACTGGATCAAGACGATGGACAAGGCCGGGCTTGCCAAGACAGCCTTCTCGCAAGGCGGTTATCTGGCAGCGAAAGTGATGATCGACACGATTTCCGGCATTGACGGCGAAGTGACACGCGAAGCCGTGACGCAAGCCCTGAAGCAAGGCAAGGAACTGCACTATCCAATGGCGGGCAGCCCCTATGTTTTCGGCGAAGCCAAGGCCCATTCGCCCATGCAGGCAACAAAGGTCATGCAGCTCGACGCGGGAAAATGGACGGTCAAGACCAATGACTGGTTCTCGGTTTCAAAAGCAGATTGA